CGCTGTCCAGGGCGAGCCGGCGCAGCTCGGTCTCGTCGAGCAGGCCGGCCGCCGAGGTCCGGCCGGGCCCCGAGTCGATCCAGATCCCGCGCTCCAGCGGCAGGCGGACCAGGAAGGGGATCCTCAGGCCGGTCCGCTCGGGGAGGTGGAGGTCGCCGAGGCGGATCGCCATCGGCGGCTCCTCCGGGGTCCGGTAGGCGTGCCAGACGGGATTGTCCCAGCGGGCGTAGGCGACCGGCAGGGCGGGCTCGACGACCTCGGACTCGGCGGTGAGCTGCGCGAGGTCCCGGTCGAGGACCTCCTGGGCGCGGCTCATCAGCTCCTCGTGGGTGGCGCGGGCTTCGGCCCGGGCGGCGTCGCCGGCGCCCCCGACGCGGGTGCCGGGGTCGGCGAGCACCTGGTCGATGGCGCGGTCGAGACGGTGGTCGGCGAAGTCGCGGGCGCTGCGGTAGGCGGCGACGGTCCGGGCCAGGTCCTCGAACATGCCCCAGACCTGGTTGTAGAGCCGCTCGTCCATGGTCCAGCCGGTGGCGTCCCCGGCGACGGGCGCCGGGCGCGACTCGGCCGGCGGCGCGGCCGGCTGCGGCGGTACGGCTCCGGTGCCGGCGGCCGGGCCCGGACCGGGCTCCGCGGCAGCGGGCCGGGGGGCCGGGCGGCGGCTCGGGTGGGTGTAGCTGATGGTGGTGGTGGCGTCGGCCGGGGCGGTCGCGGTCTCGGGGACCAGGGGCGGCGGCACCGGGGCCGCGGCGGGGGCGACCGCGTCCAGGACGGCGGCGGCGAGCTCGGCGGCGGCGGGGGCGCCCTGGTCGGCGAGGAGGTCGGCGAGCCCGCCCTCGTACCCCTGCCCGACGGCGCGGACCTTCCAGGCGCCCTGGCGCCGGTAGAGCTCCAGCGCGACGACGGCGGACTCCCGGTCGAGGCCGGTGATGGTGTACGTCACGACGGCGGCGCCCGCGGGGTCGGCGACGGACACGAAGGGGGCGGCGGCGGTGCCGAAGCGGGCCGGGCCGCCCGCGCCCGGAGGCAGGGCGAGGAGGAGGGAGAGGCGGTGGACGGAGTCCGGGAGGGCGGCGAGGTCCACCGCGATGCGGTGCTCGGCCGCGGCCTCCCCGGACACCTCGACCCCGGGCCGTACGGGGGCGCCGGGGTGGGCGATCGCCTCGGGGCCGGCCACGTGGCCCCGCTCGTCGCCGAGGGTGGCCCCGGCGACGACCGGGTGTCCGGCGGACACCCGGAGTTCGAGTCGGGTGTCGGGCAGGGGGTGGTTCTGCCCCCGGACCAGCTCGGCCGTCATCTGGACTCTGTTCCCCTCGGCGCTGTTCGGTCGGTCATGCGGGGCAGCTCCCGGCGGGCCGGTGCCCGTCGGGAGCTGCGGTGCCGCGGCGGCGGGGCCGTGGGGCCCCGCCGGTCGGTCTACAGGTGCGGCAGGATCGCCGGCATCAGGTCCTGGAAGGTGCGGCCGTTGGCCGGGTTGCCCAGGGCCGTCATCTGCCAGCCGGAGCCGGCCCGGTGCACCTTCGCCATGATCTGCGCGGTGTACTGGCCGCCGCCGTCCAGGGTGTAGCGCGCGAGCTCCTGGCCGTTCGTCTCGTCGACGAGACGGCAGAAGGCGTTCTGCACCTCCTGGAACGTCTGCCCGGTGAAGGAGTTCACCGTGAAGACGATCTGGTCGATGTGGACGGGCACCCGCTGGAGGTCGACGAGGATGGCCTCGTCGTCGCCGCCCTGGCCCACGCCGCCCACGAGGTTGTCCCCGGTGTGGCGGACGGAGCCGTCGTCACTGACCAGGTGGCGGAAGAAGACCACGTCCACCGGCTGCTTCTCGGCGAAGAGCACCGCGGAGGCGTCCAGGTCGATCTCGCGGGTGCGCGAGCCGAAGAGTCCCCGGCGCGGCGCGGCCTGCCAGCCGAGCCCCATCCGCACCTGGGTGAGGCTGCCCCCGCCCTGCTTCTCCAGGCTGATGGCCTGCCCCTTGGTCATGTTGACCGTCACGCGCTGCCCCTCTCGTTCGTTGTGGCAGCACCCTACGCAGGCCCACTGACAACGTGCCGGGCGCGGCCCGGTTTTGTGTCGGTCTTGCAACACACCGGGCCGTCACCGGCCCCTCAGGCCCCGGTCGTCCGTGCCGGGGCCGCCGCCGTCACGCCAGGCCCGCCTCCTTCATCTGGCGCAGCTCCTTCTTGAGTTCGGCGACCTCGTCGCGCAGCCGGGCGGCCACCTCGAACTGCAGCTCGGCGGCGGCGGCGCGCATCCGCTCCGTCATCTCCTCGATGACGCCGGCCAGTTCGGCGGCGGGACGGTCGCCGAGCTCCAGCGTCGAGCCGCCCTTGGCGCCGGCCTTGCCCGCCTTCGGGGCGTGCGCGGCGAGCGAGGGCACCGGGGACTTGGCGCCCTTGCCGTCCTTGGCCTGCCGGTAGCCGGTGCCGAGGAGCTGCTCGGTGTCGACCTCCTCGCGCGCGATGGTGGCGACGATGTCGTTGATCTTCTTGCGGAGCGGCTGGGGGTCGATCCCGTGCTCCTTGTTGTAGGCGACCTGCTTCTCGCGGCGCCGGTTCGTCTCGTCGATGGCCTGCGCCATGGCCGGGGTGATGGTGTCGGCGTACATGTGGACCTGGCCCGAGACGTTCCGCGCGGCGCGGCCGATGGTCTGGATGAGGGAGGTCCCGGAGCGCAGGAAGCCCTGCTTGTCCGCGTCGAGGATGGCGACGAGGGAGACCTCGGGGAGGTCGAGGCCCTCGCGGAGCAGGTTGATGCCGACGAGGACGTCGTACTCGCCGGAGCGCAGCTCGCGGAGCAGCTCGATGCGGCGCAGGGTGTCCACGTCGCTGTGCAGGTAGCGGACCTGGATGCCGAGCTCCAGGAAGTAGTCGGTGAGGTCCTCGGCCATCTTCTTGGTGAGGGTGGTGACGAGGACGCGCTCGTCCCGCTCGGTGCGCACCCGGATCTCGTGGACCAGGTCGTCGATCTGGCCCTCGGTGGGCTTGACGACGACCTCGGGGTCGACGAGGCCGGTGGGGCGGATGATCTGCTCGACGAAGCCGTCGGAGCGGGACAGCTCGTAGGTGCCGGGGGTGGCGGAGAGGTAGACGGTCTGGCCGATCCGCTCCTGGAACTCCTCCCACTTCAGCGGGCGGTTGTCGAGGGCGGAGGGGAGCCGGAAGCCGTGGTCGACGAGGGTCCGCTTGCGGGAGGCGTCGCCCTCGTACATGGCGCCGATCTGCGGCACGGTGACGTGCGACTCGTCGATGACGAGGAGGAAGTCCTCGGGGAAGTAGTCGAGGAGGGTGTTGGGCGGGGAGCCGGGCAGGCGGCCGTCGAAGTGCATCGAGTAGTTCTCGATGCCGGAGCAGGAGCCGATCTGGCGCATCATCTCGATGTCGTAGGTGGTGCGCATCCGGAGCCGCTGGGCCTCCAGCATCTTGCCCTGCTTCTCCAGCTCCGCCAGGCGTCCTTCGAGCTCGCGCTCGATGTCGTTGACGGCCCGCTCCATGCGCTCGGGGCCGGCGACGTAGTGGCTGGCGGGGAAGACGTACAGCTGCTGGTCCTCGCTGATGATCTCGCCGGTCAGCGGGTGGAGGGTGGAGAGCGCCTCGATCTCGTCGCCGAACATCTCGATGCGGACGGCGAGCTCCTCGTACACGGGGAAGATCTCGATGGTGTCGCCGCGGACCCGGAAGGTGCCGCGCGTGAAGGCGAGGTCGTTGCGCGTGTACTGGATGTCGACGAAGCGGCGGAGCAGCTGGTCGCGGTCGATCTCCTCGCCGACCTTGAGCGGGACCATGCGGTCCACGTACTCCTGCGGGGTGCCGAGGCCGTAGATGCAGGAGACGGAGGCGACGACGACCACGTCCCTGCGGGTGAGCAGCGAGTTGGTGGCGGAGTGGCGCAGCCGCTCGACCTCCTCGTTGATCGAGGAGTCCTTCTCGATGTAGGTGTCCGACTGGGGGACGTACGCCTCGGGCTGGTAGTAGTCGTAGTACGAGACGAAGTACTCGACGGCGTTGTTCGGCAGGAGCTCGCGGAACTCGTTCGCCAGCTGGGCGGCCAGGGTCTTGTTCGGCGCCATCACCAGGGTGGGGCGCTGGAGCTTCTCGATCATCCAGGCCGTGGTGGCCGACTTGCCGGTGCCGGTGGCGCCGAGCAGGACGACGTCCTTCTCGCCGGCGCGGATGCGCCGGTCCAGCTCGGCGATGGCCGTCGGCTGGTCACCGCTCGGCTGGTAGGAGGAGACGACCTCGAAGGGCGCCACCGAACGTTCGATCTTGGAAACGGGCCGCATGCCACCACCGTACGACTCGCCACCGACAGTCGGGGGGTGATCGCCGCGCGGCGGCCCTCCGTCACCAGTCCTGGGAGCGGTGTCCGCCGCGCGGGGCGGAGCGGCGGGAGCCGCGGCCGGCGGGGCGGGCGGTCCAGTTCGCGGGCTCGCCGTAGCTGGGGACGTGGCGGGGCGCGGGGACGCCGGGGCGGTACGGGGAGCGGGCCGGGGCGCGCTGCCAGTCGGGGTCGCCCATGACGAGCAGCGGGTCGAACATGACGACGACGGCGGCCAGGATGAGGAAGACGGCGGGGCCGATCAGCATGGGCAGCAGCAGCGAGCCGGCGGAGGCGCCCGCGGCGGCGGCAGGGGCGGCGTGCAGGTGGACGCTGACGGCCGCCATGGCGGTGTAGTGCATGCCGCTGACGGCGACGCCCATGACGAGGCTGGCCCCGAGGCTGGCGAGGAAGCCGTGCACGGAGACCGCCGCCCAGAGGGCGGTGGTGGCGGCGACGACGGCGATGACCACGGAGAGGGCGACGGTGAGGGTGTCGTACTCGATCCGACCCGGCAGCCGCATCCCGGCCATGCCGAGGTAGTGCATGGTGGCGACGCCGAGGCCGGTGATGGTGCCGCCGGTGACGAGGGTGAGCGCGGTGGCGCCCCGGTAGCCGACGATGAAGATCCCGACGCCGACCATGACGACGGCGACGCCGAGGCTGGCGAAGGTGATCGGCCGGTCGTAGTCGATCGGCGCCTGCCGGACCGAGAAGCCCATCATGGCGATGAAGTGCATGGTCCAGATGCCGGTGCCGATCGAGGTGGAGCCGAGCGCGAGCCAGCCCGCCTTGAAGGAGTCCTGGTGGCGCAGCGAGCGGGTCGTGCATCTCAGCCCCAGGGCACCGCCGAGGCAGGCCATGAGGAAGGCCGCCACCGGTGTGACGATGCCGTAGCTGAATCCGTCGACCGTGCCCTGCATGAGCGTGTGCCCTCCCACCCCTGGCGCATGGACGTCCGAAAACAGTCGGTACCGCTGGGTAGTACTACCGGGGCGAGATTATGGCCCGTCCGGGGTGCGGTGAGCACCTGACCGGGGATTTTCCGGTCGCGAGACCGGAGCGAGACCGGTCCGTGACCTGCGGGGAGGCTCCCGCCGCCGGTTCGCCGCCGATCCGGCGTTCTGGCCGGAGGGCGTCGGTGGCGTGCCGGCGGCCGCCGGGGGTGCCGGCCGTCTCCGGTGGGGCTGTCGGTGCCGGGTCGTACGGTGAGGGCATGGACATCGAGGACGGAGCGCGGGGCGTCACCGCCGAGTGGGCGGTCGTGGGCAGCGGCATCGGCCCGCTCTTCCTGGCGGCCACCGGGCGGGGGCTCGTGCGGGTCGAGTTCCACGCGCGCGAGGGGCGCCGGGAGCGGATGCCGGAGCGGCTCGCCGAGCAGCTGGGCGCCACGGTCGTCGAGAGCGCGACCGGGCTGCTCGCGGAGCCGGTGCGGCAGCTGGACCGGTACTTCGCGGGCGCGCTGCGCGTCTTCGACCTGCCGCTGGACTGGTCGCTGGCGACCGGCTTCAACCGCCAGGTGCTGCGCGAGCTGGCCGCGGGGGTCCCGTACGGGGCGGTCGTCGGGTACGGGGAGCTGGCGCGGCGCGTCGGGCAGCCGGGGGCGGCGCAGGCGGTGGGCGCGGCCATGGGCGCCAATCCGCTGCCGGTGGTGGTGCCGTGCCACCGCGTGGTGGAGAGCGACGGCGGCCTCGGGGGCTTCGGCGGCGGGCTGGAGACGAAGCGGAGACTCCTGGCGCTGGAGGGCGTGCTGCCGGAGCCGCTGTTCTGAGACCGGGCGTTCCCCTCGGCCGGGGGCGACTGGCACACTCCGGTCGTGACCAAAACGCCCGACGCCCCTGACACCGCCGCGCTCGGCGAGACAGCCGCCCCCGTGGGCGCCGTCGCCCTGCCGGAACTGCGCCGCCGCGTCCAGGCGGTGCTCGTCGCCACCCAGATCCTCGGCGGCCTGGGGATCGCCACGGGGGTGGCGCTCGCCGCCGTCCTCGCCACAGAGGTGAGCGGTACGGACGCGCTGGCCGGGCTCGCCTCGACGGCCACGGTGGCCGGGCCCGCGCTGCTCGCGATGCCGCTGGCGGCGCTGATGGCCCGCCGGGGCCGGCGGGCCGGTCTGGTGCTGGCCTATCTGCTGGGCGCGCTGGGCGCCGGGGTCGCGGTGCTCGGCGCGGTCGTGGGCAGTTTCGCGGTGCTGCTGGTGGGACTGGTGGGCTTCGGGGCGGGGTCCTCGGCCAATCTCGCGGCCCGGTTCGCCGCCGCCGACCTGGCGGAGCCGGACCGGCGGGCGCGGGCCATCTCGACGGTGGTGTGGGCGACCACGATCGGCGCCGTCCTCGGCCCGAACATCGCGGCTCCGGCCGGGCGGAGCGTCTCCGGTCTCGGCATCCCGGTGGCGGCGGGCCCCTTCGTGTGGGCCGCGGTGGTGTTCGTGGTCTCGGCGCTGGTGGTGGCGGTGCTGCTGCGGCCCGATCCGCTGCTGACGGCGCGGGCGCTGGCCGCGGCGGACGAGGGCGCGGCGGCGGACCTGCCGGAGAACCGGTCGCTGCGGGCCGGGCTGCGCGCGGTCCGCGCGTCGCCGCAGGCGCGGATCGCCCTGGTGACCGTGGCCGCCTCGCAGACCGTGATGGTGTCGATCATGTCGATGACGCCGGTGGCGCTCACCCACCACGGGGCCGGGATCGAGCTGATCGGGCTCGTCATCAGCGTGCACATCGCGGGCATGTACGCGTTCTCGCCGGTCATGGGCTGGCTCGCGGACCGGCTCGGCCGGCTGGCGGTGATCGGCCTCGCGGTCGGGCTGCTGGGGCTGGCGGCGCTGCTCGCGGGGACGGCGGGGGCGAGCCACACCCGGGTGGCGGCCGGCCTGTTCGTCCTGGGGCTGGGCTGGTCGGCCGGTCTGGTGTCGGGCTCGGCGCTGCTGACGGACTCGGTGCCGCAGGCGGCGCGCGCGGCCGTCCAGGGCCTGTCGGACACCGTGATGAACACGGCGGCGGGCCTCGGCGGCCTGGCGGCCGGCGTGATCGTCTCCCAGGCCGGCTACGGGCCGCTCAACGCGCTCGCGGCCTGTCTGCTGCTGCCGATGGGCGCGCTGGCCCTGCGGGGTGCGCTCCGCAGGGCCTGAGCGGTACGGCCCGGGTCAGGGCAGGGTGATGTGGTACGCCTTGCGCAGCGTCTCGTGGACGGTCCAGGTGGTCCGGTCGCCCTCGCGCAGGACGCAGGCGTCGCCGGGCCCGATCTCCATCGTGGCGCCGCCCTCGACGGCGACGGTGGCGCGGCCGCTGACGACGACGAAGAGCTCGTTCGCCTCGGTGTCGGTGACGACGCCGGGGGTGATCTGCCAGATGCCGCGCAGCTGCTTGCCGTCGGCGGACTCCCACAGCACCTTGCCGGTCACCTCGGGGGCGCCGGAGACGATCTGGCCGGGGTCGAGCGGCTCGGGCTCGAGCGCGGCGTCGGGGATGTGGACGGCGAAGGAGGGGAGGTCGTGTGTCGTCATGGCCGGTGACTGTAGCCGGGCTCCCGGCCCGCACCTGACACCGGGACCGCGGAACAAATCCCTCCGCTCATGGCTCTGACCAGGCACGTTGCGAACCCGTGCGGTCGGCGACGGATTCCGCAGCGGGGCCCTGCCCGTCGCTCCGGCGGGGCCCGGGGCGGATCGGCCCCGTCGGCCGGACGCCCGGGAACCGAATCCGTACCCCACTCGCACCCCCGTGCGAAAGGGGGGTGGCGGGAGATCGCCAGAGGTGTTTGCGGGGCGTCCGGGCGGCCGAGACATGGACCATGACCACGACCACACTGGTGTCCGAAGAGGTACGGGAGGCGCTCCACGAGGGCCGTCCCGTCGTCGCCCTCGAATCGACGATCATCGCCCACGGCCTGCCGCGGCCGCGGAACCTGGCGGTCGCCGTGGAGCTGGAGGAGTCGGTACGGGACCGCGGCGCCGTGCCCGCCACCATCGCCGTCGTCGACGGGGTGGCCCGGATCGGCCTCGACCGGGCGGGGCTGACCCGGATCGCCGAGGACCCGTCGGTGCGCAAGCTCGGCCACCGGGACCTGGCGCCCGCGCTCGCCACCGGCGCGACCGGGGCGACCACGGTGTCGGCGACGGCCCGGCTCGCGGACGCCGCGGGCATACGGGTCTTCGCCACCGGCGGTCTCGGCGGCGTGCACCGCGAGTGGCGCGAGACCCAGGACGAGTCCGCCGACCTGCGGCTGCTCGCCGAGGTCGGCGTCACCGTGGTGTGCGCGGGCGTGAAGTCCATCCTCGACGTGCCGGCGACGCTCCAGCGCCTGGAGACCCTGGGCGTCACGGTCGCCGGATACGGCACGGAGACCTTCCCCGGTTTCTACCTCTCCTCCTCCGGGGAGCCGGTCGACTGGACCCTGCGCAGCCCGGCGGAGGTCGCCGCCGTCATACGGGCACAGGAGGCGCTGGGCCGCCCCTGGTCGGCGCTGATCGTGGCCAATCCGGTGCCGCAGGCGGAGCAGCTGGACCCGGCGCTGCACGACCGGGTGCTCGCCCGGGGCCTCGCCGAGCTGAAGGAGAAGGGGATCACCGGGCAGGCGGTGACGCCGTTCCTCCTGGAGTACCTGACCACCCACACGGACGGCGCGTCCCTGGAGGCCAACCTGGCGGCGGTGCGGGGCAACGTCCGCCTCGCGGCCGAGATCGCGGGGGCGTACGCCGCGGGCGAGCGGTGACGGAGGCCGGGGAGGCGGGGCGGGCCGGGGCGCTGCTGGTCGTCGGGGACGTCGTCACGGACGTGGTGGCCCGGCACCGTACCCCGCTCGCGCCGGCGACGGACACGGCGGCCGCGATCCGCACCCTGCCGGGCGGCGCCGGGGCCAACGCGGCCTGCTGGGCGGCCCGTTCGGGCGACCGGGAGGTACGGCTCCTCGGCCGGGTCGGCACGGAGTCGGCCGGCTGGCACGAGCGGGCGCTGGTCGCGGCGGGCGTCCGTCCGCTGCTCGTGCCCGACCCCGACGCTCCGACGGGCACGGTCATCGCCCTGGTCGACGAATCCGCCGAGCGGACCTTCCTGACGGACGGCGGGGCCATGCTGCGCCTCTGCCCCGACGACTGGTCGGCCGGACTGCTGGACGGGGTCGCGGCGCTTCACCTCTCCGGCTACCTCTTCTTCGCCCCCACGAGCCGGGCGGCGGCGCTCCTCGCCCTGCGGGACGCCCGGGCCGCCGGGACTCCCGTGAGCGTGGACCCGGCGTCGGCCGGCTTCCTGGCCCGGCTCGGGCCGGAGCGGTTCCTCGCGGCCGTGGCGGGCGCCTCCGTCCTGCTGCCCAACGCCGACGAGGCCCGGCTGCTCACCGGCGCGCCGGACGCGGAGGCGGCGGCCCGGGAGCTCAGCCGCCGGGTGCCGCTGGTCGTGGTGACGCTGGGCGCGGCGGGCGCGCTGGTCGCCGAGGCCGGGGCGGTCACGGCCCGGGTGACGGCCCCGGCCGTGCCGCCGGAGCGGCGGGTGGACTCGACGGGCGCGGGCGACGCGTTCACCGGCGCGTTCCTCGCCGCCCGGCTCGCGGGCGCGGACCCGGCGGAGGCGGCCCGGGCGGGGTGCGCGGCGGGCGCCGAGGCGGTGACGCTGGTCGGCGGCCGGCCGCCGTCAGTCTGAGCCGAGCGCCCCGAGCCCGGTCCAGGCCGGGTGCCGCGGATCGTCGGCCCGGACCACGACGTCGGCGGTCCCGGCGGGGTCGGTCTCCGCCTCGTACCGGGCGAAGGCGGGCAGCGTCCATGACTCCTCGGCGCGCCGGGCGAGGGCGGCGGGCGACAGGCGCAGATGGACGCTCAGGTCGAAGGGGAACCAGTGCCCGAGGAGGAAGGGGCCGTGGAGCAGCAGCACACCGCCGGGCGGCAGCGTCACATAGGGGCTGCGGGTCGCCCGGTCCTTCACCGGGTCCCACAGGTCGGGCAGGATCCGTCCGTCGCCGCCGGGCTCCAGCGGGGTGAACACCTCCCGCCACAGGGCGCCGGTGTCGGTCCAGCCGTCGTAGTAGGCGTCGGGGTCCTGCCTGCCGTGCTCGAACCGCAGCGACGCGGGCCGCAGGAATCCCGCGGTCCCCACGACGCACACCGGGCGCCCGCGGTCCCGCAGCTGTTCCGCGAGCAGCCCGGCCAGTTCCTCGCCGCCCGCGGCGGGGGCACCGTCGACGGCGACCTTCAGCCGGTCGCCGCCGTCGGCGGGCGCGAGCCGGTCCAGGTGCCTGGCCAGCCGCCCGGCCATCCGGCCCCAGGTGATCGCCTCGTATCGCATCCCGCCCATTCTGCCCTGCGCCCGCTCCTCACGGCCGGTCCGGCCCGCCCTCCCCCGGCCCCCGCACCGGCACCCCGAGCCGCCGGGCGACCTCCGCCGCGATGGCGCGCGGCCCGTCCCACACGACCTCCTGCCACTGGGCGAGAGCCGCCCGCTCCCCCGCCCCGCCCACGGCGTCCAGCACCAGGATCCAGCCCCGGCTGTCCCCGTCCCACGCCGACTCCAGCGCGGCGACCGGCCACCCGAGCGCCTCCGCCCGCGCGGTGAGCGTGTCCGCGTCCCGGGCCGGCGGCGGCACCAGCCGGTCGGCCAGGATCTCCTCCCGCACGTGGACGAGGTCGAGGCACGTGTACAGGCCGGGACGCGGGTGCAGCCCGGCGTCCAGGACCTGCCGGGCCGCCATCAGCCGGGACCGCCGCAGGACATGGGCGTCCAGCCGTTCCCGCACGGCCTGCGGCAGGGCGGCCCACAGCACGTGCGGCGCGGGCGAACGGTCCTCGTGGGTCATGGACTTGACCTTGTCACTGGCGTCACGGTTCCACCATCGGATTCATGGACACCCACGAGACCGCCTCCACCGCCCGCGTCGTCCTCGTCACCGGCGCCGGGACCGGCATCGGCCGGGCCACCGCGCGGGCCTTCGCCCGACAGGGCGCCACCGTCGTCGCGGTGGGCCGCAGGCCCGGGCCGCTGCGGGAGACCGCCGCCGAGGCGCCCGCCGCGATCCACCCGTACCCCGCCGACATCACCGCCGAGGGCGCCCCCGAGGAACTGGTCCGGGACGTCCTCGCCGCCCACGGCCGCCTCGACGTCCTCGTCAACAACGCGGGCATCGCGGGCGGCGGCCCGCTCGGCACCCTCGACCGGACGGTGATCGGCCCCCTCCTGGAGACGAACCTGATCGCGCCCGTGCTGCTCACCCAGGCCGCGGTGCCGGCGCTGACCGCCTCCCGGGGCGTGGTCGTCAACGTGACGACGACGATCGGACAGCGCGGCTGGCCCGCCAGTTCCGTCTACCCGGCGACCAAGAGCGCCCTGGAGACGCTGACCCGCTGCTGGGCGGTGGAACTCGCGCCCGCCGGGATCCGGGTGGTGGCGGTCGCGCCCGGCGCCGTCGAGACTCCCATCGCCGATCACATGGGCCTGACGCCGGAACAGCGGCGGCGGACCCGCGCGTGGCAGGTGGCGCACACCCCGCTCGGGCGGATCGGCCGGCCCGAGGAGGTCGCCTGGGCGGTCACCGCGCTCGCCGCGCCCGAGGCCGCCTACCTCACCGGGACCGTCCTCCCCGTCGACGGGGGCGCGCTCGTCGCGTGATACGACTGCGGGGGTGCGCATCGGTGAACTGGCCCGCAGGACGGGCGTGTCGGCGCGGGCCCTGCGCCACTACGAGCAGGCCGGGCTCATCGCCTCCGCCCGCGCGGCCAACGGCTACCGCGTCTACGAGGAGGGCGCGGTCGTCCGCGTCGCCAACATCCGCTACCTCCTCGACGCCGGGCTCACCCTCGACGACGTGTCGGCCTTCCGCTCCTGCCTCGACGGGGACCTGCCGTCGGTGCGGCCCTCCGCCCGCGGCCTGGAGATCGCCCGGGAACGGCTGGCGGTGCTCGACGCACGGATCGCGGCCCAGACGGCGGCCCGCGACCGGCTGGCGGCGGCACTCGCCGACCGGTCCGGCAGTGACGCGACGGCCCCCGGACTGTCATGATCTGACGGTCCGGAGGATCTTCGGACCGCAGGAGCGGCTACGGGAGGACGACCGGTCATGGAAGCGGCGCTGATAGCGGTGGCGGGCACGCTCCTCGGCGTGATCGCCACCCACTGGTTCCAGGGGCGGATGACCCTGCGCACGGCGGCACTCGCCCGGAACGAGCAGCTCCGCCAGGAACGGATCGCCACGTACAGCGCCTTCGCCGGCGCCGTCGTCGAGTACCGCCACAGCCAGAACGACCGCTGGTTCCGGGCCGTCGAGGAGCCCGGCTCCGACGAGGCCGAGGAGTCCCGGCACGCCTCCTACCGGCAGCGGACCGCCGCCCGCCAGGCCCTCTTCCGCGTCCAGCTGGTCTGCGACGACGCCGGCGTCCGGCGGCTCGCCGAGGCCGCCTTCCAGCAGACCCACTGCATGCACGAGGCGGTGGGCACGGCGGACCGGGCCCGCCGCTCCGACGAGGCCAAGGAGGCCCTCTCCCGGTTCATCGCCGCCGCCGCGCCCGGACTGCGCTGAGGACGGCGGGCATGGACCTCGTCGCGCCCGTCGTCGTCGAACCGCTGCGCCGCCGCCGCTGCTCGGAGTGCCGGCAGGGCCCGCTGGAACGGATGATCGTCGAGTACGGCCGGCCGGTCTGCCTGGACTGCGCCGACCTCGGCCACCTGGTCTTCCTGCGCCGCGGCGACACCGCCCTCACCCGGCGCGCCCGGGAGCGCAGCACGCTGTGGGCGGTGGTCGTCCGCCACAACCGGCGCCGCACCCGGTACGAGCGGCAGGGGCTGCTCGTCGAGGAGGCGGCCCTCGCGCTGGCGGAGGCGGCCTGCCTCGCCGACGCGGAGGCCCGGGCCCGGCGGCGGGCCCGGGACGCGGAGCGGCGGGCGGCGCGGGACGCCGGGATCACCGAGGCGCTGCGGGCCGAGATCCTGCGGCTCTTCCCCACGATGCCGCTCGACCGGGCGGCCGAGATCGCCGCCCACGCCTCGGCGAAGGGCAGCGGCCGGGTGGGCCGGACGGCCGCCGGGCGAGCCCTCGACCGGGGCGCCGTGACGGCCGCGGTCCGCGCCTCGGTACGGCACCTGGACACGCCCTACGACACGCTGCTGATGAGCGGTGTCCCCCGCCACCGGGCCCGCACCACGGTCGCCCCGGCCATCGAGACGGTGCTCCGGGCCTGGCGCGCACCGGAGTCACGAGGGCGCGGAGACGCGGACGCGCCCGGCGTGACGGACACGACGGGCGCGAAGGGGACGCCGGGCCGGGCGGACCGCTGACGGCTCGGACGTCAGCGGGGCCGGCCTCGGCGTGGGAGGTCCGGGTCAGACCTGGTCGGCCGCGCGACGGGCGCGGCGGTACATCAGCGCGCCACCGAGGAGGAGCGCGGCGCTGCCCGCGGCGGCGAAGCCGACGCTCTCGCTGCCGGTGGCGGCGAGCGACGAGGTGCTGGTCTCGCCCTGCGGGGCGGGAGCGGGAGCGGGCACCGGGGCGGGCGCCTCGGGCTTCTCCTGCTCGGCGACCGGCTTCGGCGGCACGTTGCGCACCGGGGTCTGCGGGCGCGGGGTCGGGATCTCGACCTCGGGCTCCTCGGGGGTGCTCGGGCCGTTGACGCCGGTGTTCCCGACGGCCGGGTTG
The Streptomyces roseofulvus genome window above contains:
- a CDS encoding MFS transporter, encoding MTKTPDAPDTAALGETAAPVGAVALPELRRRVQAVLVATQILGGLGIATGVALAAVLATEVSGTDALAGLASTATVAGPALLAMPLAALMARRGRRAGLVLAYLLGALGAGVAVLGAVVGSFAVLLVGLVGFGAGSSANLAARFAAADLAEPDRRARAISTVVWATTIGAVLGPNIAAPAGRSVSGLGIPVAAGPFVWAAVVFVVSALVVAVLLRPDPLLTARALAAADEGAAADLPENRSLRAGLRAVRASPQARIALVTVAASQTVMVSIMSMTPVALTHHGAGIELIGLVISVHIAGMYAFSPVMGWLADRLGRLAVIGLAVGLLGLAALLAGTAGASHTRVAAGLFVLGLGWSAGLVSGSALLTDSVPQAARAAVQGLSDTVMNTAAGLGGLAAGVIVSQAGYGPLNALAACLLLPMGALALRGALRRA
- a CDS encoding cupin domain-containing protein; protein product: MTTHDLPSFAVHIPDAALEPEPLDPGQIVSGAPEVTGKVLWESADGKQLRGIWQITPGVVTDTEANELFVVVSGRATVAVEGGATMEIGPGDACVLREGDRTTWTVHETLRKAYHITLP
- a CDS encoding pseudouridine-5'-phosphate glycosidase, yielding MTTTTLVSEEVREALHEGRPVVALESTIIAHGLPRPRNLAVAVELEESVRDRGAVPATIAVVDGVARIGLDRAGLTRIAEDPSVRKLGHRDLAPALATGATGATTVSATARLADAAGIRVFATGGLGGVHREWRETQDESADLRLLAEVGVTVVCAGVKSILDVPATLQRLETLGVTVAGYGTETFPGFYLSSSGEPVDWTLRSPAEVAAVIRAQEALGRPWSALIVANPVPQAEQLDPALHDRVLARGLAELKEKGITGQAVTPFLLEYLTTHTDGASLEANLAAVRGNVRLAAEIAGAYAAGER
- a CDS encoding carbohydrate kinase family protein — translated: MTEAGEAGRAGALLVVGDVVTDVVARHRTPLAPATDTAAAIRTLPGGAGANAACWAARSGDREVRLLGRVGTESAGWHERALVAAGVRPLLVPDPDAPTGTVIALVDESAERTFLTDGGAMLRLCPDDWSAGLLDGVAALHLSGYLFFAPTSRAAALLALRDARAAGTPVSVDPASAGFLARLGPERFLAAVAGASVLLPNADEARLLTGAPDAEAAARELSRRVPLVVVTLGAAGALVAEAGAVTARVTAPAVPPERRVDSTGAGDAFTGAFLAARLAGADPAEAARAGCAAGAEAVTLVGGRPPSV
- a CDS encoding uridine kinase gives rise to the protein MRYEAITWGRMAGRLARHLDRLAPADGGDRLKVAVDGAPAAGGEELAGLLAEQLRDRGRPVCVVGTAGFLRPASLRFEHGRQDPDAYYDGWTDTGALWREVFTPLEPGGDGRILPDLWDPVKDRATRSPYVTLPPGGVLLLHGPFLLGHWFPFDLSVHLRLSPAALARRAEESWTLPAFARYEAETDPAGTADVVVRADDPRHPAWTGLGALGSD
- a CDS encoding SDR family oxidoreductase, with amino-acid sequence MDTHETASTARVVLVTGAGTGIGRATARAFARQGATVVAVGRRPGPLRETAAEAPAAIHPYPADITAEGAPEELVRDVLAAHGRLDVLVNNAGIAGGGPLGTLDRTVIGPLLETNLIAPVLLTQAAVPALTASRGVVVNVTTTIGQRGWPASSVYPATKSALETLTRCWAVELAPAGIRVVAVAPGAVETPIADHMGLTPEQRRRTRAWQVAHTPLGRIGRPEEVAWAVTALAAPEAAYLTGTVLPVDGGALVA
- a CDS encoding MerR family transcriptional regulator, with the translated sequence MRIGELARRTGVSARALRHYEQAGLIASARAANGYRVYEEGAVVRVANIRYLLDAGLTLDDVSAFRSCLDGDLPSVRPSARGLEIARERLAVLDARIAAQTAARDRLAAALADRSGSDATAPGLS